Proteins co-encoded in one Marinomonas sp. IMCC 4694 genomic window:
- a CDS encoding response regulator transcription factor: MNTSNKSDIVLVVDDSPDALSLIHDTLETANMDVLVALEGRQALTIARRIRPDIILMDAIMPNMDGFETCRQIKADQSLASIPVIFMTGLTDTDDIVRGLEAGGVDYLTKPIQPNELIARMRVHLSNARSSNNAQSALDSMGQYLMTATADGAIAWATPQTYALLAKARASSDWQSAELALQIRLWLAHQPELGNRLKLTGLDYPLGLKMMGLTEQEEVLLKLEDGDKPSGPALLKQELNLTDRESEVLHWIANGKTNREIAEILEMSPRTVNKHLEQIFPKLGVENRTSAAGVALKVLAVER; encoded by the coding sequence ATGAATACAAGCAATAAAAGTGACATTGTTCTTGTTGTTGACGACTCACCGGATGCGCTGAGCCTGATCCACGACACCTTAGAAACCGCCAACATGGATGTGCTGGTGGCGCTGGAAGGTCGGCAAGCTTTAACCATTGCACGTCGTATTCGCCCCGATATCATTTTGATGGATGCCATCATGCCAAACATGGATGGGTTCGAAACTTGCCGACAGATCAAAGCAGACCAAAGTTTGGCATCGATCCCCGTGATTTTTATGACAGGGCTAACCGACACCGACGACATAGTGCGAGGCTTAGAGGCGGGGGGCGTGGATTATCTGACTAAGCCCATACAGCCCAATGAACTGATTGCCCGCATGCGTGTGCATTTGTCTAATGCGCGCTCGAGCAACAACGCGCAATCGGCCTTAGACAGCATGGGTCAATACCTGATGACCGCCACAGCGGATGGCGCGATCGCCTGGGCAACGCCGCAAACTTATGCGTTATTAGCGAAAGCAAGGGCCAGCAGTGACTGGCAAAGCGCGGAATTGGCTTTGCAAATTCGGCTTTGGTTGGCGCATCAGCCAGAGCTTGGCAATAGACTAAAGCTGACCGGATTGGATTATCCCTTAGGTTTAAAAATGATGGGCTTAACTGAACAAGAAGAAGTGCTGTTAAAGCTCGAAGATGGCGACAAACCTTCGGGTCCGGCCTTATTAAAACAAGAGTTGAATCTAACGGACCGAGAATCGGAAGTGTTGCACTGGATTGCCAATGGCAAAACCAACCGAGAAATTGCTGAAATTCTTGAAATGAGCCCACGGACAGTCAACAAACACCTTGAGCAAATATTCCCTAAATTGGGTGTGGAAAACCGGACTTCTGCAGCGGGTGTGGCTTTAAAAGTGTTAGCGGTAGAGCGTTAG
- a CDS encoding peroxiredoxin-like family protein yields the protein MIVLKSRVATPSLAVSTLNGTWSLAEQAPENFTMVVVYRGLHCPICKNYLKELSRLADDFTEKGVNVLVLSSDTKERAETAATEWEITNLTMGYDLSVEQSQAWGLHRSAGRGLTSIGIEEPTEFTEPGLFLVRPDSTLYWSNISTMPFARPHFKEVLGAIEFAVAKSYPARGELV from the coding sequence ATGATCGTTTTAAAATCCAGAGTCGCAACACCAAGCCTTGCTGTTAGCACGTTAAACGGAACCTGGTCACTTGCCGAGCAAGCACCCGAGAACTTCACCATGGTGGTGGTTTACCGCGGCTTACATTGCCCTATTTGCAAAAATTACTTAAAAGAATTGAGCCGTTTAGCTGACGACTTCACTGAAAAAGGCGTCAATGTTCTGGTACTCAGCTCAGACACTAAAGAAAGAGCGGAAACCGCTGCGACTGAGTGGGAAATCACCAACCTAACCATGGGTTATGACTTGAGTGTCGAACAATCTCAAGCATGGGGTTTGCACCGCAGCGCTGGCCGTGGGCTGACCAGTATTGGCATTGAAGAGCCAACTGAATTTACTGAGCCAGGTCTATTCTTGGTACGCCCCGATAGCACACTGTACTGGAGCAATATCAGCACCATGCCGTTTGCTCGTCCACACTTTAAAGAAGTGCTTGGCGCCATAGAATTTGCCGTTGCGAAAAGCTACCCAGCCCGTGGTGAATTGGTTTAA
- a CDS encoding GNAT family N-acetyltransferase yields the protein MFKEESIQPICYKVNHPITSAQFIELLAKTTLGARRPIDQIDTIDAMLKHANLLITAWHGERLVGVSRSVTDFAYCCYLSDLAVDETVQASGIGKTLVRMTKEALAPDCSIILLSAPQAVDYYPKIGFTQHNSAWLVKDINDLI from the coding sequence ATGTTTAAAGAAGAATCGATACAGCCTATTTGTTACAAGGTAAACCACCCCATTACGTCGGCACAATTTATCGAGCTATTAGCGAAAACCACCTTAGGCGCCCGTCGTCCTATTGATCAAATCGACACCATAGACGCGATGTTAAAGCACGCTAATTTATTGATCACCGCTTGGCATGGCGAGCGTTTAGTTGGCGTGTCTCGTTCGGTGACCGATTTTGCTTATTGCTGCTATTTATCGGACTTAGCGGTAGACGAAACAGTACAGGCTTCTGGCATCGGGAAAACTCTAGTGCGGATGACAAAAGAAGCCCTTGCGCCAGACTGTTCCATCATTCTGTTATCGGCGCCGCAGGCCGTTGATTACTATCCAAAAATTGGCTTTACCCAACACAATAGCGCGTGGTTGGTAAAAGACATCAACGACCTCATCTAG